AGCGTTCGTTATATAACCCCCTCAGATATAATCAATTGCTTCGATTTGGGAATTGGGGAGACACCACAGGAAATATCATATAATTCCCCTTCTTTCTTGGATtatttgctctttttttggcaaattgcaGATCGATACGGCGCGCGTTTcgtttgggttttttgtttttttcggatCGATTTCGTTGAAAATGAAGAATTAAAACAGATGATCGGCAGAAGGGAACAACAAACACCGTGAAAATTTCGTTCGATTTGCGGTTACGGGATTCGGATTCTGCCCAATTTAatttctattttctatttggCTATTTGCTAATTCGTTGATCGTTCGCGCTGGCCGCTGATCGTTCGCGATATGTTTGCCTTCGATGTATGCTACTAAGTGAGgagccagccagagccagagccagagcgatGCAGACAGAGGAAATTATTGTTAGCCAAAATCGAGAGCCGAATCGAAATGGCCAAGATACAGATTTATCTGCATTCGTGTGGGTTGCGGGGAGATACAGatctcagagagagagagaaagagatctCCTGAATGGGAGAGTGGTCGAAAGTGGGCGAAAGTGGTGGAAAGTGGGGGGAAAGTGGGTGGAAAGTGGGCAAGTGGCGGCTGCTAATGATGCTGCTGACTCTTAGGGttaccgtaccgtaccgtaccctTCCTCTGGCTATGCTCCTGGCCCACTTCTGGCATTGTTTACACCTTCGATTCTTGTGATTTGTGGGCGCACCTTGaaatgctgccactgcctaTACATATCTGCTACAGTtgctcactcactcactcacggCAGCCGATCTCAAGGTGTCTGTCTATACctattatgtatatatatatacatgtatatgcatatacctatatagatagatatgtAGGTATATATACTTCTACGTGTATATCTTCGTATATTCGTATATGTTTGGATGCCTGGCATATTTCTGCGCTGCCCCCAGATCTTTATAGATTGCTGAGCAATACTTTGGGGCTGGGTCGCTGATGACTGTCTTTTACCTATAGATATGATGGTATTTATTGTTATGGCGATCTGTCATGCCAGATCCATCTACttaaccatccatccatccatctatccaacGCATCTGTCCCTCCCATCCTATCACATAGATCTTGCGGATTTAGTCTGTGACTCAAGGGTGACTGCGCGGACTACCCATCGCTAGATTGGCTAAAATTAAACGTCTGTCATCTTGGCCCAACTAACAAATCTGTTTTTAAACGTATTCTCACAGGTGTACGACACAAGTTGGCTCATTAAAATTATTAGCAAACTTGTAACTCATCTGTCtgctcgtacatacatatcataTGGGGATATACCATATACCACATCcacatacaatatgtatgtgcatacgAGTGTCTTCAATTATTTTGGCATAATGTTTGAATACTCATACGGGTATAGTATAttcgatacgatacgatgtGCTAGCCCCTCGTTAGCCACACAACAAATTCGCTTTGATGGCCGTCACACGTCACAGATAAAATAACAAAGGAATGGTATATGGTATGGCTATGACTATGGGATGTACACATTGTACATATCTTATAGGGATgctattttgttgctgtttaaATGATATATCTGCCACGATCCATCTTTTCGGCGTATGAAAATGGATTGGGTGCCTTTCAAAATGTTTGTTCGAAGATTTCCGGAAGATATTAAggaaatttataaaatttaaatcTAAAAATATCTTTGATTAATTTCTGCTATCTGCTATATCTGATTCCAATAGAAGTCAGTGCTACAAGGGTGCTATAAGATACTACTTATAAAACCAATCAAACGCGCTAGGATCTATGTATGTTACGGAATGGATTcgaaaaaaataatgataatggtctggaaaattgaaaatttgcaTCATAGAGGCCCTTGAGGAGTATCGAAAatgatatacgagtatatagtcGAACAATTTTGATTCTCGGAAAGATTCTCATGTGATTCTGAATCCCAAACATTCGTGAAAGATTCACACAAAACCGAATCATTTTCCTATTAGTCAGACACGGAATCACAGACAAAGAATATTATGACACAGATCTACgaaggaatatatatataatatataacaTCACACATAGGAAAACGGCAAGGAagtgggggcgggggagaTTCCCACGCACCTTCAATGCCCAGATAGGGGCGTGGCGAGACATTATCGAACGATCGATTTACATTGAAATCCCGCACGGATGGCTGTCGGGACGGCTCCGACTCGTCCTCGCTGGCCGCCAGCGATCTGAACTTGCTAGAGTCTACTGAAAAATCAAAAGGTGATGGTTGACCCCGGGCAGACCGGGGTGTGGCTGGGGGCGTGGAGGCCAGCAGTGAGGAGGAGGCAACCATGCTCTGCTGCAGGGGTTCCGTGGCGGTGCGGACGAGCAGCCCGATGTTGTGACCCTCCAATTGGGGGACGTGCGAGAACTTTGACTCCAGAGTTGTGGGAGGAAgtggcaatggcgatggcgaagGCGCTGGGGGCATCTTGCCAATCACCGGATTGAGCCCAAAGGGTGAGCTGGCCCGGTGCGGTGCCTCGATCAGTGGCGCCGGATACTTTCGGGAGGACAGAGGACTGGGCGATCTACTCCGCTGCCAGGTgatctccgctgccggaaggTTCAAGCGCAGAggaggcggtggaggaggtgcaggaggaggaggagaatcTGGAGCTCGCGTGGTCACAATCTCCACGAAGCTGCGCTGACGCTGCAGTTTCTCCGGCTGCTGGTTCTCGGTTCTCTCTGACTTCTCCTCCGCACTCTGGGTGTCCTCCCAGGAGATCTGGCGGGAAATGTACGGACTCCGTATCTCGTAGGTGGCCTTGTAGTTCTCCATGGGCTCGTTGTGCAGGTTGGCGATGCGCCACTGGTCCGCCTTCGTGAGCTTGCTCCAGTTGTTCGGGGAGTAGCGAAGCTCATTGCAAACCGGGCAGCAGATGCTGTGATCGCTGGTGGTGGTATCCTGATGGGAGCATTGCTCATCCTTTTCCTTATCCTCCTTCTGTTCCTCTTCCTTGTGGCACTGACTCTCTGGCTCTGCGTCTGGTTTTGCGTCCTGCTTCGTCTCTTGCTGGGGCGGTTTTCCCGTTGAGAGCTGCTCGTAGTTGGCAATCACATCGGACACATGTCGGTACTCCGCATCTTCCACATCTTCCGtatcctcctcctcatcctcgatGACAACGTGTTGAGCTTTGACCGCAGCTGGCGTCGTCATGTGTTCTACTTGCAATAGTTTCTCCAGATCCTGCTTCTGATGCTGATCCATCGCCAGATCCGGCTGGGGCTGCCCCTGTTGCTTGTCCAGTGCCAGGGCGATTCTGTGCAGGTCCTCGAGGGCTCGTTCCACAATCGGCACATTCTCGGTGATCTCTTCGTTGGCCGCCTCCGCTATGGACTCTTCTTTGGCCACGCTGCCGGGTCTTCCCGATGCACGGCAATAGATCTGACGGAGTATCGCCTGCAGAGGACTCTCCACGGCCAGAATGGGCGACTGGCGCGAGGAGAACATGTCCCACAATTCGTTGTGGCCGCTTTCTGGTTTGATCTGCAGAGATGCTGGAGCAagaggcggtggtggtggtggtggtggaggaggtggagtgGCAGTGACAGCGCCTTCGACTGTGGGCACAGGAGTGGTTTGGACACTCCGTTGCAGTGCCATCTTGGCGTTTTCCATGTAGGTATCTATCTGACGCAGGTGCTCCGCTATGGACTGCTGTATGTGGGCATACTTTGCTTCCAGCTGCGAAATCTCCACATGAGCCTCGTGTTGCTTCTCCGCCTCTGATTCCGTCGCCGTTTCCGTGCTGTAGACTCCGCCCTGGCGACGGGCTTGCTTGGCCCTGGCCACTGATTCCTCGCCGGACTTGGGCCGCATCTTGGGAGGGACTGGCattggcggcggtggtggaggtggtggagtGGGAgcactgttgctgttggttgtTGTCCTGGCCATACTGGCCTGCCGCTGGAGCAGCTTGATGCCACTGGTTGCGCTTACATAGGTGGTGCCACAGGGAGCATGGGCATTGGATGCATCCTCCATCTCCTGCTGGTCCTGCTGCAGGTAGGTGCAGGCGTCGTCGTAGATCTGCTGGGCACTCggctgaagctgaagatcGCCCGATGCCTCAACGCGGACTGGTATGATGCGAGTGGCGGCGGTACCAGCGCCCAGCTCCTGGCTCGGACTCTGACTGGGACggccggtgccggtgctggtgctggccagggccagagccatctgctgctgccgcttgaCTGCCAGGCTGTCAATTACCGCTGGTGACTTTCTTGGCAAGCCCTCGATCTGGGCGGCAGCTGCTTGGGCTTCTCTGGGTATCGGTGGCAGCGGAACGGCCTCCAAGTCCACCTCTTGGCTGGTAGCGaccttgggcttgggcttgggcttgtcCTCCTCTTCGCTATCGGCCTCGTTGTCGTAGGAGATCTTCACTTCGGTGGCTAGCTTGATGCATCTGCGCTGGACCTTCGGCACCTTCGTGGATCGTGGCTTGGGCGGCGGCAGCTCTGgagctccagctgctgccaccgTCCGCTTGCGGGAGCGTCCGCGGTCCAGGGAGTAGGCCTGTCGCTTGGGCCTTGGCCTGTAAGGAGTGATCGTGAGTGTTGTGGGCGTTGTGGGTCGCTTGTGGGCCAGCTGCTCGTAGTACTCGCATCGGGGGGCCACCAGACCCAGATCTACATCGGCTGCTTTGGTCTCCGGGGCAGAGAAGCCCTTCGCAACAGGCGTCTGGTGGTAGACCTGGGCCAACTGCAGTTCCGTGGTTCTAAGAGGTGTGATTGGACGCTCCTTGGAGCCCTCTCGTTGCCTCTGTTCGCGCACCTGCTTGGCCGTGGGTTCGATGATCATCGTCGGACTCTGGAACTTCTCGCGCAGCGCCTCAATGCTGTGCGAAGCACTAGAGGGGATGTGGCTCAGATCCGGGCTGCTTGCGGTTATTGCCACCGCTTCCGCCTCCGTAGGCGGCCAGCTGTGATCCCGCTTGAGCATATGTCGCTTGGTGGCCATGCGATTGATCTTGAGCACCGTGTCCCGGTCAATGGTGATGTCCTGCTGGTGGCTGAGGTAGTGGGTCTTGATCTggtccagcagctgctggtgcAGCGTATGATGCAGGCCATCGCCATCGCGCTGTCGCGTGCGACTCTGTCTTTCTTGGGGGTAAAAGTCTTTGGGGGCATGGTTTTTCAATCAATTAAAGTTTGCTGCACAATCAATACGGAGTCTGGACAGGGCACTGTgagtgggcgtggctgtgTTTGTTGAATGCTTTACACTGTTTAACATACTTTCTGTTTTGTGTGGACACAAGACATGCACTAAACGATACACTAAAATGGCTGGAAAGGTTTAATCTTACCGCATTTGGCTTGCTGCTCTTCCTCTTCGACAGCTCTTAGAACGGCCGAATTGGCAAGGTTCAGGGGCTTGGCGATTTGATCGTCGACTTCAATCctgaaaatattgtatttaaatatacatttttttagtaaaaataatgaataaattgCGGAAAAGTGAATTTgaataatacaatttaaattttcactGTTCTAACGGATTCCACTGCTTGGCAGTCCAAAAAGTACTGCCTTGCCGATGCAAAAGCTTTACACACAAATAGGATGCACTGCTTCCACTGCTTGCACTGCTTCAAGCTGTGCGTTTGTGcaagaaattgaaaattgttggTTCGTATCCTGCCAACGTTCATTTTATTCTCTATTTTTCGtataaattattcattttaaatatgttttttatgttaaattaaatatatgcaGTTTTTTTAAACTAATTTCCATTCAAACTATTCAAACTAATTGAGGTTTTATGATGAATTTCTGTTAAAATTAACGGGAAAACAGGAAAGTTAACATGAAAAAGCTAAATGTATAGGAAATATCTGATTGAATATGAAAAGACAAAGACCTTTTACCCTACCACGAGTTGCCATGCCTTCTGCACGGGTTTGTTTATTAATAGGGATATGCTCTGTCTCTCGTCTTATAGTTCTGCTATTCCTATGGGCATAAATTATTCCCTGTCCCAGCGTCAGAAAACTCTACCTGCCACAGCAACACCACATCCTTCTCCTGGTCTGGCATTGAAATTCGCGTGCGCGCACCTCGACCCACGCTGACCCCAAAAGAAGCGGATGGTAATCGACTCTGACAAGCACTTCGCTGCGCCAGTGGATATAAAAGCGCCTGGCAGTGTCTGCCAATGCATCCACATCCCGAACAGCGTCTTGGCTGGCAACTTGTCTTTGACCGGAACAGTCTACTCCAAAGAGCTACTTCAGAAACCCATGATGGCCGCCACCTCCACCAAGATGCAAATGCTAGTCTccgtgctcctgctgctcgtGTCCCTCTGCAGCTGGAGCCACGGGGTGCCCAGCAAGCGATCCAGCAGGCTGTGCGGCGACAAGCTGTCCGAAGCCATGGACATGATGTGCCCCAATGGGTTCAATGCCCGAATTCCCCACAAGCGCGGCTTACGTGAGTATTCCATCGAAAACTTCGACGGCAAAGGCAACTACTggctttttggttttggttttgtttcggtttcggcttCAACTCCCCTTTGCAACGATTCACATTCGCACACCTTCCCTTGCAGTGGATCTGTTCGATTACGTGGACCACATGTCCGAGCCGGCACTGGATGATGCGGACACCGCTGATGATGCGGCGGCCGTGGGTGCGGTCCTGCCCGAGGGTGTTCGGCTCCCCTGGCGGCACAACTCCCTAATGTCTACCAGGCGCCAAATGCGCGGAATTGTGAACGAATGTTGTGCCAAGTCGTGCACCATCTATGAGATCAAGGCCTACTGCAAGTGAGGGGCACACACGGAacacagcaccagcaccagcaccggaaccagcaccagcacccaCTGAAACCTGCACCAATTGAGAACTGATACAACTCCCACCCGCCCAACTAGAAGCTAAACAAATTGTTACGATATTtgatatatgtacgtgtagatagagagagactcAAATGAATATATTATGATGCTCTCAGGAGCTGTTGCAAGAAAAAGGGAATTTAAATTGGATTGGGGGACCCAAAAGCAGAAATTGGGGATTGGATGCGTCCGAGGCTGCCTTTAAAGATGGCCAAAACAAGTTGTATCTTAAAGGAAAAGATTCCGATTATTTCGTGGCTAAGAACTGTGGCTAAAACCGTCTGAAGTGGGCTTTCGAGTGTGATTATCAGGGAAACATTATTATCTTTTTTGGCAGATAACAAGCGAGATAAATGTAACGCAAGCAACAATGCAGAAAAATGTGGCAAGTAAAGTGATAAAGAAAGATGTTCAAGAATGTGTTTACGAATTAGTTGAAAGCTTCTAATCAGAGGAATGCTTCCAAAAGGGCCATTCGCAGCGAAAAACCCCATAAAGTCCACTTTTATTAAAGTTTTTACATTTGACACTAAACTCGATGATTAATCCCTCGAAAGCTAACACTCCCCTGTGGCATCGGTatcggtatctgtatctgtatctggcaTCCGTCAACTTTAATTAGTTGATTAATTCCGACTAATCACAAATATTAACAGACACTTTCATTTGCAGAGCacacaaatactcgtatttggcCCCccgaaaataaatagaaattaaTTTCGTTGATTTCTAAATAAGAtttggccaaatatttgcccaTATAATTACGAGTGAGGCGAGTACTTCGTTGAGAAAGTTATTTATGGGCAGATGAGATTTGCTGATAAATGTTTTGGCACTTTTTTAGGAAAAGGATTAATTGAGTGGTGTTtcgtgccccatgccccacgccgcATGTCCCTTGCCCCGTGAATCAGCCCCTCATGAGTGGGCAGCCAGTCAACGAGATGCATCACAACTTTTGGCTAGGCGCCTGCCTCTTGTTTGTTGATATTGTTGTTGCACTTGTTGTAACGGTGCCCAATTTGGTTCGTGTGACTCATTCGAATTGCTGACGTCTTTACTTTGCTGCCcctgtgccagtgcctgtgctgtgctgcgctGTGCTATGTGTGTTACGGGTTACATAAAAGCGTATCTTAAAGATTCACGTACATTTTGAATGGCAGTTAAATGGAAGTTGCTCCAGGGGCAGACGCAGACCCTGGCTCAGCTGTCTCTCGGCAAAAGTTTACCCTAAATGGGGGAAACACCTCACACGAGCACACGAGCCGCACGCACACGCGAATGTGTTtgaaagttttcaattttttttttggtaattaaaTTGCCAGCTACTGTtgcctgtgctgctgctgctgctactgttgctgttgcacacGTTTTGTCGCACGCATAGTCCCCGTATAACTGAAAGCCACTTAAAGTTTTTGCTCACCCGAGCAGATCTCAGCAGATCTTAGGTTGGGGTCTCCCAGGGGGGtaggtgggaggggggggtgtGCCAGGCCGGTTTATTTAAACAACAATTGCAAACAACAATGAAAGAGATAgtgttgttgcagcagcagcagccgcagcagcagcagcagccacaaataCTTGTACAATTTCAAGTCTAAAGCATCTTTGAGATACGCgtcgcagtcgctgctgctgctgctgtcgctgcatATAAAGCTTTTTGGTAATTACAATTAAACGTCAAAGCATTTAATTGTGGAGGTTGTCTCTGTGTCGCCTCTCTGAAtttgagagagggagagacacaAAAAGTTggtgtagctgtagctgtcgctgtcgctgtcgctgtttttgtctctgcctctgtcacTGGTGCAGTCGTTGCCGCGCTGCAATGAGCATGGCTATCCCCCCTCTCCACACCAAATTGATGTGTTTTGTACACCTGTTCTTGGGGGCAGGCAGACAGCATATAAGTACACGACAGAATAACAGCTAAATAGATATACAATCCGCCCAGACCCCTACCCCATACCCCAAaacccatgccccatgccccatcccCTCTCCTTTTATGGGCACTTTTCATCAGCCTTTGGCACTGGCTGATGACTGCCTTTCATCTTGTCTATAAAATTATgcatttaaatgtttaataatCATTTCAGTTCAGGGCGCCACACGCCCAAACGACTACTCACCCCTCGCCGCCGAAGGCCTTCAGCTCGCGGTTCAACGTGGCCTTGACGTTCTCCTGGGAGTAGAGGCCCATTGGGGAGTTGAACTGCTTGTGCACCAGCTTCCGTTGTAGGGCGGCCATTTTGATATCTCCTTTGCTCtggtttcttttcttttttccaacTGCTTTTCCTCTGCTGCTTGTCGCTGCTTGTTGCTGCTTGCTTCTGCTTGCTGTTTgagtttggctttggctttggcttttcttCCTCTCTtattctctttctttcttctgaTGCTGTTCGGGTTTCTTCAAAAAGTTTTTCGAAAAATAttgttgataaaaaatatttttttaaattttctgccCCAAACTCTTCTGCAGTTTTTTCTCGTAGTAAAAACTTCTGTGTGGGACTTGGATCCGCTTATCGTTTTAAGAGTGGTTTACAAGTTGTTGctctttttgttggtgttcTCTGGTTTCTGGTTGCTTGTGgctgttctgttgttgttgctgttgttgttgttggaaaaCAGAATTCCAAACACTTTTCAGTTTTCCCCCACTTCAGCTTTCAGTTTCTGTTGGACTTAATGTTAATCGTTAATTGTCGGTCGTTGTTCGTTCtgtaattgaaaatgcaaaaaagggAAACTGGATGAGTGCGGGAGCGGcaatgggaacgggaatggaaatggtatAAACAGGAATTTAATTTGTACAAAAGTTGATGGAAGGAATACAAGTTTAATCGGGGATAGTCTTTGTGAGAGAGCTGGCTGCACACAATCCATATTGTTTAATGCTCAGACTACAGGTTTGTGCATTTGCAACTTTTAATGATAATCGAACAAAGCCAGGAGCCTTACAAAGTAACTTTTCGTTCGTTTCTGATTATAGTTTCCCTTAGCCAGATATGTATGCTTTCACTTAGCACTGTTCTATAGTTGTCTTTAAGGTTCTGCGACAAGTTGCAGCTCAAAATTTGAAAGCCCAAGGGGAATATCCCAGTATACGCTCCGACAAACGGACAGAGGGACATCATTATATCGACAAAGCTATTGACACTTTCCAAGGTTGAAATGAATTCATTCTCAACATTGAAAACACCTGGCCATCAATTATATTTTCaccattcaaatatttaaatttatataagCCACAGACGTGTTGCATTTGCAGATAAATCAAGTTAATTgagagaaatatatgtataaaaaccactgtttttatttaataatatattaatatatctTAATTTGGAATCGaagtacatatgtgcatatatgtacatatgtatgtatgtatgtatgtacattgtcACATAGTCGTTTCAAGCAGACcccttacatacatatatacttgtAATCACGAAATGCTATATATTTGTTCAATGAGTTTTTTGTGGAATttgttgattgattgattgattaatgATGACAAATACAAGGAttttgaaaattgttcaacaaattgagagagagagagaaagaggggaaATCTGGTCAAGACAACTTTTCAGAGTTTTCCACCAAAACGAATACACTTTTGATAGCAGCACAAAAACACTTCAATGCCAGCACTACTATTTATACAACACAcgtaaaaaaaagaatatatacGAGGAATTGTATGCACTGGAATCATTGGATCTGTTCCGATTTTACAGCTGCTGCTCACAAATTACACAcggaaaaaaaaccaaaaaaaatcttaaagataaagatatacTATAACTATATGATTTTTTCCAATTTGCTGCGACTCACTCACTTCTGTCACATTGAGAAATGTATCTTAAACTAATTTGAGAGCACTGCTTGCTgggcaaaaaaacaaaaaggaacaaaaatatacatgtgtatatattatatgggATTTAGTGTTGTTTTTGGGGCCTAAAAATAGAGGCCAAGACAGCGgcaaaaaatattgaaatgtgctcaatttttttttgctcataCTCatattttccacacacactcgaCTCGATTCAGATGGTAtcttctctcgctctcgctctggctctggctctcaaCGTGTATGTGTACGTCTTTCGGCCCCTTTCTTTTAGCCGCACACtatctttctgtctttctatCTACATATCTGTCTGCTGTTTGCTCTATTTTGAAATTCCCGCCTTGTGTGTCACCTCAAATAAAATTAGCAGCTGTGAGGAAAAGCAAAGATATTATTGTTCAGATTTGCGTCATTTCCActgatgtacatatgtatgtacacttGTGTTCGACGGAAAATGTATCAAAATCCGCATCAGAGAtggaaaatgtatgaaaatcataatcatcatcatcaaaagagaagagaagagaagataagagagaagagaagagagacaGCAGAAGATGGAGAGTGCGAGGGAGCGGCTGATTGTTGAAAATGGTtggaaaatgcaataaaagacACTTGAAATAATCGTAATGAAGTATTTTGGTGTGTTTGCTCGTATTTTATGCGTTTTAATTgagctgcttttgcttttgcctcgGCCGCGGTTGCATGCCACGTCGTGGCAGCTGCCACACAGCTgctacggctgctgctgtggcaatCGTGGCACCCGGAAACGGCACCCAAGAATCGCACAAATTAATCaacatttaataaaatattatgcAAATTACAGCACAAAAGGCAGGAAgccagtggcaatggcagtggcagagccagagccagagccagagcggcAAGAGCTTGCCACTTGATGTCCCAATTAAAGTTTAACAcaacccgcacacacacaccagcacacag
The sequence above is a segment of the Drosophila pseudoobscura strain MV-25-SWS-2005 chromosome X, UCI_Dpse_MV25, whole genome shotgun sequence genome. Coding sequences within it:
- the LOC6900735 gene encoding bromodomain-containing protein 4B isoform X1, encoding MAALQRKLVHKQFNSPMGLYSQENVKATLNRELKAFGGEGIEVDDQIAKPLNLANSAVLRAVEEEEQQAKCDFYPQERQSRTRQRDGDGLHHTLHQQLLDQIKTHYLSHQQDITIDRDTVLKINRMATKRHMLKRDHSWPPTEAEAVAITASSPDLSHIPSSASHSIEALREKFQSPTMIIEPTAKQVREQRQREGSKERPITPLRTTELQLAQVYHQTPVAKGFSAPETKAADVDLGLVAPRCEYYEQLAHKRPTTPTTLTITPYRPRPKRQAYSLDRGRSRKRTVAAAGAPELPPPKPRSTKVPKVQRRCIKLATEVKISYDNEADSEEEDKPKPKPKVATSQEVDLEAVPLPPIPREAQAAAAQIEGLPRKSPAVIDSLAVKRQQQMALALASTSTGTGRPSQSPSQELGAGTAATRIIPVRVEASGDLQLQPSAQQIYDDACTYLQQDQQEMEDASNAHAPCGTTYVSATSGIKLLQRQASMARTTTNSNSAPTPPPPPPPPMPVPPKMRPKSGEESVARAKQARRQGGVYSTETATESEAEKQHEAHVEISQLEAKYAHIQQSIAEHLRQIDTYMENAKMALQRSVQTTPVPTVEGAVTATPPPPPPPPPPPLAPASLQIKPESGHNELWDMFSSRQSPILAVESPLQAILRQIYCRASGRPGSVAKEESIAEAANEEITENVPIVERALEDLHRIALALDKQQGQPQPDLAMDQHQKQDLEKLLQVEHMTTPAAVKAQHVVIEDEEEDTEDVEDAEYRHVSDVIANYEQLSTGKPPQQETKQDAKPDAEPESQCHKEEEQKEDKEKDEQCSHQDTTTSDHSICCPVCNELRYSPNNWSKLTKADQWRIANLHNEPMENYKATYEIRSPYISRQISWEDTQSAEEKSERTENQQPEKLQRQRSFVEIVTTRAPDSPPPPAPPPPPPLRLNLPAAEITWQRSRSPSPLSSRKYPAPLIEAPHRASSPFGLNPVIGKMPPAPSPSPLPLPPTTLESKFSHVPQLEGHNIGLLVRTATEPLQQSMVASSSLLASTPPATPRSARGQPSPFDFSVDSSKFRSLAASEDESEPSRQPSVRDFNVNRSFDNVSPRPYLGIEGYKRVAWPPASEERIIREFTPQPQTQSPAPGAGGYYPQPTAAAPQPSAVPAQGPIYNNVQPRSTPTPQPRATQPQVQAQAPQQQFQYGSTPAQGPVPSQYPDQSYPHDQQPVQYTQAQFNRQSSRELVQAPAPAAASDAYPNYQSNYQRQPSQEPLMALDNTGGGWKPIRAPLPKSHHDYTPAGGAPYQGSAPQQQQRPAYLQQQPQYGSQQQPQSQSVAPQWQQQQPAASQQPAPQWQQQQQQQPSPQWQQQQYQAQPLAQAQAPYQAPAQPSYQTSPYQQAPPQQHQQQQPSYYPQQNGGSTYAQPQYNSYSQPQQQQQQLPYSQDQTDQQQQQQHQVPVAFAGQDAGYRGASPGIITLRKEAPVSQQSAPVYTSQPAAVSYQGGSKLRGDLKWPPPEYKEAAARENEERRQLALGPVCRPRKVNRNNFRQDYTSFFAKHQLNNAYPSYKVPPGTQHMFA
- the LOC6900735 gene encoding bromodomain-containing protein 4B isoform X6, yielding MIEVDDQIAKPLNLANSAVLRAVEEEEQQAKCDFYPQERQSRTRQRDGDGLHHTLHQQLLDQIKTHYLSHQQDITIDRDTVLKINRMATKRHMLKRDHSWPPTEAEAVAITASSPDLSHIPSSASHSIEALREKFQSPTMIIEPTAKQVREQRQREGSKERPITPLRTTELQLAQVYHQTPVAKGFSAPETKAADVDLGLVAPRCEYYEQLAHKRPTTPTTLTITPYRPRPKRQAYSLDRGRSRKRTVAAAGAPELPPPKPRSTKVPKVQRRCIKLATEVKISYDNEADSEEEDKPKPKPKVATSQEVDLEAVPLPPIPREAQAAAAQIEGLPRKSPAVIDSLAVKRQQQMALALASTSTGTGRPSQSPSQELGAGTAATRIIPVRVEASGDLQLQPSAQQIYDDACTYLQQDQQEMEDASNAHAPCGTTYVSATSGIKLLQRQASMARTTTNSNSAPTPPPPPPPPMPVPPKMRPKSGEESVARAKQARRQGGVYSTETATESEAEKQHEAHVEISQLEAKYAHIQQSIAEHLRQIDTYMENAKMALQRSVQTTPVPTVEGAVTATPPPPPPPPPPPLAPASLQIKPESGHNELWDMFSSRQSPILAVESPLQAILRQIYCRASGRPGSVAKEESIAEAANEEITENVPIVERALEDLHRIALALDKQQGQPQPDLAMDQHQKQDLEKLLQVEHMTTPAAVKAQHVVIEDEEEDTEDVEDAEYRHVSDVIANYEQLSTGKPPQQETKQDAKPDAEPESQCHKEEEQKEDKEKDEQCSHQDTTTSDHSICCPVCNELRYSPNNWSKLTKADQWRIANLHNEPMENYKATYEIRSPYISRQISWEDTQSAEEKSERTENQQPEKLQRQRSFVEIVTTRAPDSPPPPAPPPPPPLRLNLPAAEITWQRSRSPSPLSSRKYPAPLIEAPHRASSPFGLNPVIGKMPPAPSPSPLPLPPTTLESKFSHVPQLEGHNIGLLVRTATEPLQQSMVASSSLLASTPPATPRSARGQPSPFDFSVDSSKFRSLAASEDESEPSRQPSVRDFNVNRSFDNVSPRPYLGIEGYKRVAWPPASEERIIREFTPQPQTQSPAPGAGGYYPQPTAAAPQPSAVPAQGPIYNNVQPRSTPTPQPRATQPQVQAQAPQQQFQYGSTPAQGPVPSQYPDQSYPHDQQPVQYTQAQFNRQSSRELVQAPAPAAASDAYPNYQSNYQRQPSQEPLMALDNTGGGWKPIRAPLPKSHHDYTPAGGAPYQGSAPQQQQRPAYLQQQPQYGSQQQPQSQSVAPQWQQQQPAASQQPAPQWQQQQQQQPSPQWQQQQYQAQPLAQAQAPYQAPAQPSYQTSPYQQAPPQQHQQQQPSYYPQQNGGSTYAQPQYNSYSQPQQQQQQLPYSQDQTDQQQQQQHQVPVAFAGQDAGYRGASPGIITLRKEAPVSQQSAPVYTSQPAAVSYQGGSKLRGDLKWPPPEYKEAAARENEERRQLALGPVCRPRKVNRNNFRQDYTSFFAKHQLNNAYPSYKVPPGTQHMFA